Part of the Nicotiana sylvestris chromosome 2, ASM39365v2, whole genome shotgun sequence genome, GTCGAActcgtagtatttttatttttattcttattttcattttcttttattaggtgtggacgacctcgagcctcttgtttgtttacttttcttttccGTGTTTATTTTTACCACAAttcgaatattttaaaagccgaaTAGATCAAgtacgcaaccgtactagttacgggacttggggagtgcctaacaccttcttcccgagtcaaatgaacccccttacccgaatctctggtgcggACTTATGTTTTGGAGTTCAAGTGTtttaaaggaaaattatttttttaaaaacgatgacctggcacaccgaaatcaatgtcaggtggcgactctgagttatttccttttaaacacaacatttttgtcactttctaattgaaaacccttttcgagctttactaaatctttttattattttaagagagTTTAGTGAGGTTTGgttaaaaaggggtgtgacatcgctgacgactctgctggggacctgcAGGTTCGAGCTGGtatttgatcttgttggcttttaggatattcggttgaggtttttgttttctttatttgctttgtttatttgctttgtttgtcttatttccttattttgttggttatttgtttaTCGCTTTTCTTAATGTGTTACTGTTTTATAAACTGTCACATGTGCATAACCATgggtcttctttctgcaacaagtctcggaGTACGCGTCGCGTGCAGgaactctttgttgagtcacTCTTAATTTAGGAGGGGGGGACGTCAgacgtatggagtgggtggaaagcttgagcagccaccatcgaccatagctcccccgaattgccttgttagtgaaccccaaacttagatcagcctttaggtcatttttatttgcatcatgtcatttagacCTAACAGGGCTCGGTCCTAGGTACTGTTTCCCTTTGTAGGAAGcctatccaaattttgtcaaaatgggcCCGTGGCCGAAAAAGACATTCAATCATCCCTATAtgatacatgttgcatctttgagggtaaaaaggtcatttggcggatCGATGTTTGGGAAAGAAGGGTGAAAGacgaagcaagtagggcccagttatattTTTCATTCactacttttttaaaaaaaaaatgaaaaatccaaaaaagattttacattttcccattattttccaaaaattcaaaaaaaaaaagaaaatccaaaagattttacattttccatcattttccaaaaattcaaaaaaaaaaaagagaaaagaaaatccaaaaagagtttacattttccatcatttctcaaaaagacaaaaaatatgatttttccaaattagttgcattttttttaaaaggctTTCTCCCATGACCAATCTTTCCGAACTACGCGAATCTGATTCTCGTCTTCtagggcgggatacgtaggcaacccacatagggtccggtcttcctattAGGTCCTAGGTTCTTGGATGCcggggtcgtagccaaatcttgcatgtatagccatatttggccacattggcctttttgcaaaaatagaagtGTTTTCTCAAAGTAGTTTGTTATCTCTTGTTTTAGGATCTTGAGTCTACAATAAAGTGTCCTCTTAATTCTAAGGTTCATTCCTGTcaaatttgcatgtctagccacttttggccacatcggccattcttgcaaaatagGGTTATTTTCGCAAGAGTGGATCTATTACCCATGTCTTAAGATCTTGATTTTATAACTCGGTGTCATATCACTTTAAGGTCCATCCATGTCGTGTTTGCGTCCCTAGCCAcatttggccacatcggccatttttgcaaaaaaaggtCCATTTCTGCAAAGTAATTTTTAAGACCATGATTGTCGGGATATTAGAGTCATGTAAGCTTTAAATGGAGTATTTCTCATGAATTAGGGGTCAACTTTGTCAAGTTTGCGCTAATAGCCACTTTCAGCCACTTAGGCCATTTTGCAAATATAGCCAAGTTGTGTCCTGCATTTGTCGACTAGAAAATGTGGTGGGGTCACGTAGTGTCCCGAGTCGCTAACCATGTTTGCTTCATTCAGGTATGGACCCGCTGATCCAATCCAAAGTGCTGATGGTAGTAAAGATTCCTAGGAAGTTGATCAAGTGGTGGAAAATGTTTTCATCGTTAGAGCAACATGAGTTAATGCAGAAATTGGGCACCCTAACTTCCCTTCTTGATATCACACTCCGCCCAGACTTAGTGGAGGCGATGCTGACTTATTGGGATCCGCaaaattttattttcagatttggagaGTGTGAGATGACTCATACCTTGGCGGAAATGTCTGGTCTCACTCGTTTAAGCTATATAGGCAAGGACATGATACTTTCCCGAGACCACTCTAGGACAAGATTCCTCAGCGACCTGGGCCTGAAAGATAATAAGCATTTAAAATGTCTCGAGCAGTCCTGGATATCCTTGGATTATTTGTTTGCTAGATTTGGACCACATGATAGTTTTGATATCTTTTGGGATGAGTTCTGCACAACCAAGGCAAAGTGGCAAAGACGTCGCCTCGAAGCTTTCAGCCTTGCTTTGTTGGGATTATTGGTTTTTCCATTAGATGAGAGGCATATTAGTACCCGTCTACAGTCAGTGGTAATGGCACTATTTCATGAGAAGCAACGCAAAACGTTACCGTTGTACCGATGATCTTAGCAGAGTTGTATCGAGCCCTGAGTGAGGTTAAGGGAGGTGTCAAATATTTTGAGGGAAGTAACCTTTTGCTACAGCTGTGGATGATGGAGCATTTGTACACCGCTTCCTTACTTTGTCCCATCGACCGTGCCTTGAGGGATCGGGTGGTAAGCATTGAACGCAGGATGAAATCTCCTAAGTTTACGTACCCAGTAGGCGTCACGGCTTGGATTGAGTTCCTTGGTTTGAGGACAAATGGGAATGTTTTGTGGGCTTACCTTTGGCTACCTTTGGATGATATCTTGGTAGGGTGCCTCATGCAGCCTTTCCTGATGCTAATAGGACTCAAGTGTGTCAGGTCGTACACTCCCGTTAGGGTAATGCTGCAATTGGGCAGAAGACAAGAGGAGCCTCCAACTTTAAAACTTCGGAGGCACATCATAAATTTTAGCAAAAAGGCGGCTGATGAAATCAAGTATGTGCAATACTGGAACAATGcaaagaggatgaagaaaaatacaTTAGTAGAGGACGTTGGCAGGCCCGAGTGTACTCAGGAGTACTTGGTTACAGTCCGTCCCGCCAGGGGTCAACATCCCATTGCCAGCCTAACTCAGGGGTCGGGCAGTTCAGACAGATGATTTTGGGGAGGCATCGGACCAAGATTCCTGGGATAAGCTTGAGTTGATAAAGTCTTAGTTAGCGGGATTGGCAGCAAACGTGGAGCAGCATAGCCAGTATTTGTTCAGGGTCGGCCTTCAGGATGCGGGGGCACACGCTAGTGCCTTTATTTCCAGCATCGGTGTTTCTTTACGAGGCATGttacagagtttgagcatgacggaCATCCCAGGACCATCCCGGTCAGGACAGTCGCATttaggagcagcttgaggagtcatTCTATTTAGGTGTTTTGAGATTGTCTTATGTTGTCTTTTATTTTCGTGTCTTGTCTAGAAGTACTGAGTCCTTTCAGTAATGTCAGAGTCTGTCGTAGTGTAGTTGAGTCTGTCATGTCTTTCATTATCGTATTTCCCTTTGTATTTTAATATcgaaaagttttaaatgaaaaatcccaaaaagattttgttttcaatttattttccacCACttctccagaactacgcttggtctgattcatgagggacatgatacgtagacaacctacatcgggttcgatcaaatcatttttggttcaaaataaaaagagaaagaaaaagaaaagagtgataagaggtgttggaaagaaagagaagaaaggattAAAATGAGCAAATTGGGATGATCCCATATGACCCTGCGACCCTCAAAGCCATTTTAGAACCGTttattgttgctaggtgcattgcacgtaatgtgatattattatttgataaatgctctaacgctaacatggtggttttgtgttgttgtccTCTGTTATCACTATTAAATTTcaagaaggtggttagtttgttggcatcctggcaagtcatccatacaacacccgatcaaagcgTCAAACAGTCATGGTTAGCAAGGAAACAGACACTGGAGTTGTAGacccaccaagggagattgtTGAGTCGGAATCGGAACTGCAATAGGAGGTCCGGAGGTTGAAGCatcagatggcagaaatgtatcaagcCTGGATTAAGGGACATCCTCCACCCTCGTTCCCTACCAACTACACAGAAAACCCTGCTTCCATTCCACCATTATCTCAATCCCAGATGCCCAATACCATTGATCTTTCCCCACAACACGCACCTGGCTTTACCCCTTACCATAACTACCCCGGCACTTTAACCCAAACTGTTCATGCTCcgccagccaaaacaacctcatacCCTGCTCCGATACctgctcctatttttgtaccccctccacaagctaccctccaccgatcctctagtgagcccgcATTCCCCGCTACAGATGCCCACTACTATGCAccagagcccaccttcaaagtctCAGATCCTTACTCTTACAATCCCCaatttgagcctcatgttgaaactgaCAAACTACCCAAGAACGCAGAGCAAGAAGTGATATTTAGGAAGGTACAGAGTCTGgagcaatcattgagaaatatgcaagggttgggaaACCAAGTGAGTGTagcctataaggatttgtgtttgttccccgatgtccaattgcctgccgggttcaagatgcccaagttagACTTGTATGATGGACATGGGGATCTTGTATctcatctgagaggttattgtagtaaaatgagaggcgccGAGGGAAAATATAAATTACTGATGGCAtacttcagccaaagtctgagtggggcagctttagaatggtacacccaCCAGGacgccagcaggtggtacacctgggacaatatggctcaggcctttgcccggcactttcagtacaatatagacattgttccAGACCACCTATCTCTGACCaaggtggaaaagaaacccagtgaaagctttagagaatacgGGTTCCAATGGAGGGAGCAAGCCACACgagtcaatcctccgatggaagaggacgagatggttaaatactttcttcaagccctAGAGCCCACTTACTATGGCCACTTGATCTCAACGattggtaagtctttcaatgatgtggtgaagatgggagaaatggtggaagaggggctcaagtcgagtaagatcatgagctattctgctatAAAAGCAACCACCAAATCCAGAGTGGTACCGAAAGTTTGCtaggcaagaagaagaaggaagatgttGTTATGTTTGTCTCCGAATCATGGCATGGCCAGAGGGGTTCACCTCATCAGTACATCCATCCTCGACCCCGACCCCAAGCCTAcgcccaagctccatataatccacctcaACATTACTTTTCCCCGCAAAACTCCCAATACTCAGCCAGGCCATCCCAATACCTTGTTCACCACGCACAGTCATATGCCCAACCCCCTCCTTACCCGTAATGGCATGCTCCAGCTCCGTAGAATATCTACCCAGCTCCataaaatacctatccaccccacAACCCTATCAAAACCCCACTTATTCAAATTTTCGATCAAGGCCAGAgtataagagagagagagaggcagCAGTGAAAACAAACTTTTACCCCGCTTGGAGAGTCCTATGCTAGTCTGTTTCAAATGTTAAGGCAGTTGGACGTCTTGAGGCCGATtgagtcaaagataccaaatccCTCTCCAAAAAACCTCGATTATTCCCTAAAATGCGCTTATTGTTCTGATTCTCCAGAGCAtaacatagagaagtgttggcatttgaaacgggcaatccaggagctcattgatacaaacCAAATTGTAGTCCAAAGCCCAGATGCgccaaacatcaaccaaaaccctttgccagcccatgcagaaatgcacatgattgaaatagttcaCAAGGATGGGGAGCCCAAAAAGTCTTCTAAGTCCATTATGATGATTTGGACCAGTGAAAGCAATTTGGTTAAAGCTCCAGACTCTACCAAAGCAACGCCCTTGACAGTTGAAGGGATGACAGAAAAGCCGAGCTCACTCAATTCGAAACCACCAGTGTTGGTCGTGAAAGGGCTGTCGAAAGATATCAGGGCAAGTCCGGAAAGTTcaaaagtggtagtaccagggatTTCAAGTAAGCCTGCCATATTTGTGAAGGGGGCTCCTACTACCCCTATCATCATTAAACCAGTAACCCAGCTTCCAGTGGTGGATGCCAAGGCTGTTCCGTGGAATTATAAACAAGTgatagtgacatacaaaggaaaagaaatagaggaAGACGTCAATGAAACTGGAGGATTGACTCATTCTGGGAGATGTTTCAGTAACCCAGCTTCCAGTGGTGGATGCCAAGGCTGTTTCGTGGAATTATAAACAAGTgatagtgacatacaaaggaaaagaaatagaggaAGAAGTTAATGAAACTGGAGGATTGACTCATTCTGGGAGATGTTTCACCCCAGAAGAATTAAGGAAAGTCAAGCCATTCAAGGATAGCCCAAAGCCAGTAAAGAAATCGGTCACtgaggaagaggctgaggagttcctgaaaaaGATAAAAGAgtaggattattccattgtggagtagTTAAGGAAAAAACCAGCTcagatttctcttttgtctttgttgatacattcagatgaacatcgcagggtcttgatgaagattttgaatgaggcacatgttcctgataagatcacagtgaaccacttggaaaagCTAGCTGGCAGGATCTTCGAAGCAAATAGGATCATTTTCTCGGACGATGAACTTCctatggagggtacagaacacaaccgagctctttatctcacggtgaagtgtgaagattctattgtctcaagggttttggttgataatGGCTCTAGTGCGAATATTTGTCCCCTGTCTACTCTGCAAAAACTATAGATTGGCACCAAAAGAATCCACTTGAACAGTGTGTGTGTACGAGGCTTTGATGGGGGAGGTAAAGATTCTATTGGAGATATAATGCTCGAATTGTCAATAGGGCCTGttgagtttaccatggaattccaagtgttagatgtggctgtctcctacaatctgttgttaggcAGGCCCTGGATACATGCTGCTAAGGCAGTCCCGTCTTCTCtacaccaaatggtgaagtttgaatgggacacGCAGGAAATAGCTGTGCACGGTGATGAGGACTTGTCAGCCTGTAATGATACAATTGTTCCGTTCATCGAAGCtaaagatgataagggaccttggGTCTATCAGACTTTCGAAATAGTGTCTGttgagaaaattcctgaaggaaaatgcattcTGGGTCCTAAGCTATCCTCCGCGTCAGTCATGGTTgcgaatgaaatgttgaagaatggttttgtgttgGGAAAGGGTCTGGGCTCATCTCTTTAGGGTATTGTGCATACAGTGCGCCCTAGTGGGAATCCTGGTACATTTAGTTTGGGATTCATGCCCACAGAGAAGGAcgtgaaaagggttaaaaatctgaaacagaAGGTATGGTCGCTCCCCAAGCCCGTCCCACACATCTTTAAGTCTTTTGTTAAGCTAGGAGCCGAAAAGCCTCCAACCTCCTCAATCCCAAAACTTGTGGTCGATGTTGATGAAGAGCTGATCAAGAGGTTTCAAAGTCTGTTCGAAGaagtcaatatggtagaagttggtgaaGGCTCTAGTA contains:
- the LOC138886201 gene encoding uncharacterized protein; the protein is MAEMYQAWIKGHPPPSFPTNYTENPASIPPLSQSQMPNTIDLSPQHAPGFTPYHNYPGTLTQTVHAPPAKTTSYPAPIPAPIFVPPPQATLHRSSSEPAFPATDAHYYAPEPTFKVSDPYSYNPQFEPHVETDKLPKNAEQEVIFRKVQSLEQSLRNMQGLGNQVSVAYKDLCLFPDVQLPAGFKMPKLDLYDGHGDLVSHLRGYCSKMRGAEGKYKLLMAYFSQSLSGAALEWYTHQDASRWYTWDNMAQAFARHFQYNIDIVPDHLSLTKVEKKPSESFREYGFQWREQATRVNPPMEEDEMVKYFLQALEPTYYGHLISTIGKSFNDVVKMGEMVEEGLKSKHNIEKCWHLKRAIQELIDTNQIVVQSPDAPNINQNPLPAHAEMHMIEIVHKDGEPKKSSKSIMMIWTSESNLVKAPDSTKATPLTVEGMTEKPSSLNSKPPVLVVKGLSKDIRASPESSKVVVPGISSKPAIFVKGAPTTPIIIKPVTQLPVVDAKAVPWNYKQLPVVDAKAVSWNYKQVIVTYKGKEIEEEVNETGGLTHSGRCFTPEELRKVKPFKDSPKPVKKSVTEEEAEEFLKKIKEVLMKILNEAHVPDKITVNHLEKLAGRIFEANRIIFSDDELPMEGTEHNRALYLTVKCEDSIVSRVLVDNGSSANICPLSTLQKL